One Coffea arabica cultivar ET-39 chromosome 5e, Coffea Arabica ET-39 HiFi, whole genome shotgun sequence DNA segment encodes these proteins:
- the LOC113743326 gene encoding uncharacterized protein, whose protein sequence is MDFELRRAREKLEREQKERKERAKLKIEREKKAKQEALRQREALEAAQRARRLDAAEAEAKANQQMEEDRLVGRGVIFSRMLEAMPYQGNGDKIKLPPSCFSELSEQGAFDKGPLHFSLSVIVKDDLSETMNSGSQNRRTTHAGVLEFTADEGSVGVPPHVWSNLFPAETSMLPMVEVRYVWLPKGTFAKLQPDEYGFSDIPNHKAVLETSLRQHATLSEGDMLRVNHGVLTYNLRVLELKPSSSVSVLETDIEVDIIGSDSNPEKANHQVLRPLTFGKSESGAVEEGNYMYYKFVIDDGTWNRISPGDAKIEIRIEPQTQDGDCDIYVSKHPLLFPTQHQHGWSSHDVGSKVLILSSKDLSLGPGTYSIGIYGFKGKTKYQASVNIQDNLKPKVGQQAVSSSSTIDADTVECSNCKHYIPLRTIALHEAYCRRHNIVCQHAGCGVVLRIEEAKNHVHCKKCGNAFQQGEIEKHMKVFHEPLQCPCGIVLEKEQMVQHQSSECPLRLVICRFCGDMVQAGTSAADIRDRLRGLSEHESLCGSRTAPCDSCGRSVMLKDMDVHHVAVHQKS, encoded by the exons ATGGATTTCGAGCTGAGAAGAGCCCGAGAGAAGCTTGAGAGAgagcaaaaggaaaggaaagaaagagcgAAATTGAAAAtcgagagagaaaagaaagccaAGCAAGAAGCCCTTCGTCAACGTGAAGCGCTTGAAGCCGCCCAGCGCGCCCGCCGGCTCGATGCTGCAGAAGCCGAAGCCAAG GCTAATCAGCAAATGGAGGAGGATAGGCTTGTGGGACGAGGAGTTATTTTTTCTCGTATGCTAGAAGCTATGCCTTACCAGGGAAATGGAGATAAAATAAAGTTGCCACCATCCTGCTTCTCAGAGTTGTCGGAGCAGGGTGCTTTTGATAAGGGGCCATTGCACTTTTCCTTGTCTGTGATTGTAAAAGATGACCTTTCAGAAACTATGAATTCTGGAAGTCAAAATCGTAGGACAACACATGCTGGTGTTCTGGAGTTTACTGCTGATGAAGGTTCTGTAGGAGTACCGCCTCATGTATGGAGTAACCTGTTCCCAGCGGAGACTTCTATGTTACCAATGGTTGAGGTCCGTTATGTATGGTTGCCAAAAGGGACATTTGCAAAACTTCAGCCCGATGAATATGGCTTTTCTGACATTCCAAATCACAAGGCTGTCCTTGAAACAAGCCTTCGCCAGCATGCAACTCTGTCAGAAGGTGACATGCTGAGGGTTAATCATGGTGTCCTAACATACAATTTACGTGTTCTTGAGTTGAAGCCCTCTTCAAGTGTGTCTGTTCTAGAAACTGATATTGAAGTTGATATTATTGGCTCCGATTCGAATCCAGAGAAAGCCAATCATCAAGTATTGAGACCTCTCACATTTGGGAAATCAGAATCTGGAGCTGTTGAGGAAGGGAATTACATGTATTATAAATTTGTGATAGATGATGGGACTTGGAATAGAATTTCCCCTGGGGATGCCAAAATTGAAATAAGGATAGAACCACAGACACAAGATGGAGACTGTGATATTTACGTGTCCAAGCATCCACTCTTATTTCCCACACAACACCAGCATGGATGGTCTTCTCATGACGTTGGTTCAAAAGTATTGATACTTAGCTCCAAGGACCTGAGCTTGGGCCCAGGAACTTATAGTATTGGTATATATGGCTTCAAGGGGAAAACAAAGTATCAGGCATCCGTAAATATTCAAGACAACTTGAAGCCTAAGGTGGGTCAGCAAGCTGTGTCTTCCTCGTCAACGATTGATGCAGATACTGTGGAGTGCAGTAACTGCAAGCATTACATTCCTTTGAGGACGATAGCCCTACATGAGGCTTATTGTCGCAGACACAACATTGTCTGTCAGCATGCTGGTTGTGGTGTTGTTCTCAGGATTGAGGAGGCCAAAAACCATGTCCACTGCAAGAAATGTGGGAATGCTTTTCAACAAGGAGAGATTGAAAAGCACATGAAAGTTTTTCATGAGCCACTCCAATGCCCTTGTGGAATTGTCCTTGAGAAAGAACAGATG GTGCAACACCAGTCCTCTGAGTGTCCACTGCGGTTAGTTATATGCCGGTTTTGTGGAGACATGGTTCAAGCTGGGACATCTGCTGCAGATATACGAGATAGATTACGAGGACTTTCAGAGCATGAAAGTCTGTGTGGGTCTAGGACAGCTCCCTGTGATTCGTGTGGCCGTTCAGTCATGTTGAAGGATATGGACGTACACCATGTTGCTGTTCATCAGAAGAGTTAA